AATTATTTCGAAAGGAAGGTGATGTTTATGCCCTTCTACGAATACAAGTGCGGAGATTGCGGTGAGACCTTCGAATATTTCGCCCGCAGCATGTCGGACGCGGCGGAGTGCTGTTCCCGCTGCGGGAGCCGGGAGATAAAGAAGCTCTTCTCCTCCTTCGGGTTCAAGAGCGGGTCCGCTTCCTCGGGGGATTTCCGCTCCTCGGCCTCCTCTTCCAGCTGTTCCTCCTGCACCGCCACCAGCTG
The sequence above is drawn from the Actinomycetota bacterium genome and encodes:
- a CDS encoding zinc ribbon domain-containing protein: MPFYEYKCGDCGETFEYFARSMSDAAECCSRCGSREIKKLFSSFGFKSGSASSGDFRSSASSSSCSSCTATSCSSCKP